In Streptomyces sp. ML-6, the genomic stretch CGTCGTCGCGTACCACAGCGCCCGGCACGGGCGGTCCATCGCCCGGTCCATCGCGGCGGCGCACATCCGCGCCGACCACATCGAGGAACCGCTGGTCTACCCCGTCACGACGGAGACCACGGACCACCCGGGGGGCTACCGGGGCGCGATGGAGGAGTTCTACGCGCAGGCGGCGGCGCGGCTGGCGGAGCACCTGGACGCCGGTCGCACGGTCGCGGTGCTCGCCGAGGGCGACCCGCTCTTCTACGGCTCGTACATGCACATGCACAAGCGGCTCGCCGACCGCTACCCCACCGAGGTGATCCCGGGGGTGACCTCGGTCAGCGCCGCCGCGGCCCGGCTCGGCACCCCGCTCGCCGAGGGCGAGGAGGTGCTGACGATCCTGCCCGGCACCCTGCCGGAGGAGGAGCTGACGGCCCGGCTCGCCGCCACCGACGCGGCCGTGGTCATGAAGCTGGGGCGCACCTTCCCCGCCGTGCGCCGGGCCTTCGAGGCGTCCGGGCGGCTGTCCGAGGCGCATTACGTCGAGCGCGCCACGATGGCCGGGGAACGCCGGGCCGAACTGGCCGGGGTCGACCCCGAGTCGGTGCCGTACTTCGCGGTCGCGGTCCTGCCGAGCGGGGTCGACGCGCCGCGTCCGGGGAACGCGCCGGGCGGCGGCGAGGTGGTCGTCGTCGGCACCGGGCCCGCCGGGCCGCTGTGGCTGACGCCCGAGAGCCGCGGGGCCCTGGCCGCCGCCGACGACCTGGTCGGCTACACCACCTATCTGGACCGGGTGCCGGTCCGTCCGGGGCAGGTGCGGCACGGCTCGGACAACAAGGTCGAGTCGGAGCGCGCCGAGTTCGCCCTCGACCTGGCCCGGCGCGGCCGGCGGGTGGCCGTGGTGTCCGGCGGCGACCCGGGGGTCTTCGCCATGGCGACGGCCGTCCTCGAAGCGGCGTCGCAGGAGGAGTACGCCCAGGTGCCGGTGCGGGTGCTGCCGGGGGTGACGGCGGCCAACGCCGCCGCCGCGCGGGCGGGTGCGCCGCTGGGCCACGACTACGCGACGATATCGCTCTCCGACCGGCTCAAGCCGTGGGAGGTGATCGCGGAGCGGCTGCGCGCGGCGGCCTCGGCGGACCTGGTGCTCGCGCTGTACAACCCCGGTTCGCGCAGCCGGACCTGGCAGGTCGGCAAGGCCCGCGACCTGCTGCTCGAACACCGCTCGCCGGACACGCCCGTGGTCCTGGGCCGGGACGTGGGCGGGCCGGCCGAGAGCGTACGGACGGTGCGCCTGGCCGATCTCGACCCCGCCGAGGTGGACATGCGGACGATCCTGCTCGTCGGCTCCTCGCAGACCCGGTGGGTACGGCGTGGTGACGGCGGGGGCGACGGCGAGCAGATCGTCTGGACGCCCCGC encodes the following:
- a CDS encoding precorrin-2 C(20)-methyltransferase, which produces MTVSEQQTGRLYGVGLGPGDPALMTVRAVEIIAGADVVAYHSARHGRSIARSIAAAHIRADHIEEPLVYPVTTETTDHPGGYRGAMEEFYAQAAARLAEHLDAGRTVAVLAEGDPLFYGSYMHMHKRLADRYPTEVIPGVTSVSAAAARLGTPLAEGEEVLTILPGTLPEEELTARLAATDAAVVMKLGRTFPAVRRAFEASGRLSEAHYVERATMAGERRAELAGVDPESVPYFAVAVLPSGVDAPRPGNAPGGGEVVVVGTGPAGPLWLTPESRGALAAADDLVGYTTYLDRVPVRPGQVRHGSDNKVESERAEFALDLARRGRRVAVVSGGDPGVFAMATAVLEAASQEEYAQVPVRVLPGVTAANAAAARAGAPLGHDYATISLSDRLKPWEVIAERLRAAASADLVLALYNPGSRSRTWQVGKARDLLLEHRSPDTPVVLGRDVGGPAESVRTVRLADLDPAEVDMRTILLVGSSQTRWVRRGDGGGDGEQIVWTPRRYPEG